Proteins from a single region of Candidatus Puniceispirillum marinum IMCC1322:
- the flgK gene encoding flagellar hook-associated protein FlgK, producing the protein MASLFDIGKSGLSSYRQALAVTGQNIANINTDGYKRREANLEEIQGSTGSVNSVPDQSGLGVRVTDVRRSFDEFLLNKARATSSYAEGAEAYSSNISNLEDVLLPGEHNLGSMLAQFFDGLQEVSVAPADRAPRTVALEQANALAESFRQLSTEMTAVKKGIVQQTNQNIRDLNGLVAELANLNRSIGAGTANKSNSALDARDALIDKISNYVEVTIVGNEDGSTSLTLGTTGTGPAIVRHDRFATLQVVEGDKNLSFLIGEGSGFVPTSQIKNGSLKGLSDSFSKASETMDKVDGLAYSFVRDINTIHEQGINLEGLPGGKFFQMADIKTIESSQNLGSGVVIVEVTDYTIVDPQPLEIKFDTKSNLWEARDKKNQVVGSGESRISLPGLIIEFGGNPRNGDKFFLEPAAGSASAIGLVITRPHDIAAASKLLSSADPNNESAATMAVDVAVYEPVDNVPDMTKVLSNGLSAVAGTTFRADGSAVIIPANVTNVDLASLTQQSQLAFSVSDENLGGIKTATFSVTDPDGNEKTYSFDLSYDAFNPDGTGYWTDMNRVADLLNKGVITGTNDIDGDTEFSLIDLGGFASGSGGQITISFSKNTIGDSASLSLANANDISGLVTSRSDVASDIQIFTREGRHIAGSALTADEISDLLTTANGFNAGATYVDTYLNKTGEDGYLGATVSNKTNATDILTSISDVATSRTITFDSLGNIDGNEESVTGTSASAETVSYSLTIDNITEKVTGADVGSTEPADIAYAMAKKFRSNAPIANLTGAASLTKSNTIAVSEENRTILAESGVLNIQFDGASYQLKELADGSIGITSSNQNTISISYDSSTYNISETLTDLPTDGENVTVTFEGQNYTITMMGGELYVTGGETGRLSASFNADYKLHIWSNDGTLVSDNITLPTSTTIENNTEAATRFGLTSGITQPTASLTQQSIVMTVSQTVAGDSSTNEVQSISGFDEAGLAALVGNTLTIGDGTLNLRIFEHDVSVTTEGSQNVAEVQSIAGFDYTGLTNLAGQTITLSDGVTTISHKFITAPSSVSAIVSALQNATGYSNLLFDVATGSNALTLNYKNSGMATTASYTQTTNAVTVEFSTTPSISDVALALQSHSSYADLDFTVSTGTGALTLTYKTQAAVSNAPTAEINSFYDRDFNIKVNGANIIATHIDSTEDLQASATADSLMGQRVTLGDMPDEDLVVVLTGQGARKISATYDVRPPEAKVMIRDIAVTVTDPINGIVDFVDTETGTTMATRTLDAYKEASAKGFAVKLSGELEIEDKFHIATNYDGVGDGRNLKAIIDLQTPNDEELDIGGFQEVFGSMVAELGSSVRTSKLTLEAAQTLRDASLEAEASYSGVNLDTEASRLIEQQQAYQASARILSTARELFQTLMQSI; encoded by the coding sequence ATGGCTAGTTTATTTGATATTGGTAAATCTGGATTGAGTTCTTACCGGCAGGCTTTGGCGGTAACGGGTCAAAACATTGCTAATATAAATACTGATGGATATAAGCGCCGCGAGGCTAACCTTGAAGAAATTCAGGGTAGCACGGGTAGTGTTAATAGTGTGCCAGATCAAAGTGGCCTTGGTGTTCGGGTAACCGATGTAAGGCGCTCATTTGACGAATTTTTGCTGAATAAAGCGCGCGCCACATCATCTTATGCTGAGGGTGCTGAGGCCTATTCATCTAATATCAGCAACCTTGAAGATGTGCTTTTGCCTGGTGAGCATAATCTTGGTTCGATGCTTGCTCAGTTTTTTGATGGATTGCAAGAAGTGTCAGTGGCACCAGCTGATCGTGCCCCTAGAACAGTCGCCTTGGAACAAGCAAATGCACTAGCTGAAAGTTTTAGGCAGTTATCCACAGAGATGACCGCAGTCAAAAAAGGCATTGTTCAACAAACCAATCAGAATATCCGTGATCTCAACGGGCTCGTTGCAGAGCTTGCAAATTTGAACAGGTCGATTGGCGCGGGAACAGCTAATAAATCAAATTCTGCGTTGGATGCCCGTGATGCGCTTATTGATAAAATTAGCAACTATGTTGAAGTCACAATTGTGGGTAATGAAGATGGATCTACAAGTCTGACACTTGGTACCACTGGAACTGGTCCCGCCATTGTTCGTCATGATAGATTTGCAACTCTTCAAGTTGTTGAGGGTGATAAAAACCTTAGCTTCCTTATTGGTGAGGGGAGTGGTTTCGTTCCAACCAGCCAAATCAAGAATGGTTCATTAAAAGGCCTAAGTGATAGTTTTTCAAAGGCGTCCGAGACAATGGATAAGGTTGATGGGCTGGCATATTCATTTGTCCGTGATATTAATACAATTCATGAACAGGGCATCAATCTAGAGGGTTTGCCTGGTGGTAAATTCTTTCAGATGGCTGACATCAAAACGATTGAGAGTTCACAGAATCTTGGAAGTGGCGTGGTTATTGTCGAGGTCACTGATTATACTATTGTTGACCCTCAACCCCTTGAAATTAAATTTGATACGAAGAGCAACCTATGGGAAGCGCGTGATAAAAAAAATCAAGTGGTTGGTTCAGGTGAGTCACGAATATCTCTTCCCGGCCTAATCATTGAATTTGGTGGTAATCCTCGCAATGGGGATAAGTTTTTTCTGGAACCAGCCGCTGGATCGGCGAGTGCAATTGGTCTCGTGATTACCAGACCACATGATATTGCGGCCGCTTCAAAGCTATTATCGTCCGCAGATCCTAATAATGAAAGTGCTGCAACCATGGCCGTGGATGTTGCAGTGTATGAACCAGTCGATAATGTGCCAGACATGACAAAGGTGCTTTCGAATGGTCTTTCGGCCGTTGCGGGAACTACCTTTCGTGCTGACGGTTCAGCTGTCATAATACCTGCAAATGTAACTAACGTTGATTTGGCCAGCCTTACACAGCAATCACAACTCGCATTCTCGGTAAGTGATGAAAATCTGGGCGGTATCAAAACAGCCACCTTCAGTGTTACCGATCCCGATGGGAACGAAAAAACCTATAGCTTTGATCTCAGCTATGACGCTTTCAATCCGGATGGAACGGGATATTGGACTGATATGAATCGGGTTGCCGATCTGCTCAATAAGGGTGTGATAACGGGCACAAATGATATTGACGGCGACACTGAATTTTCCTTGATAGACCTTGGTGGCTTTGCATCTGGTTCAGGTGGTCAAATCACAATCAGCTTCTCTAAAAATACCATCGGTGATAGTGCGTCACTTAGCCTTGCCAACGCTAATGACATTTCGGGTCTGGTCACAAGCCGAAGTGATGTGGCTTCAGATATACAAATTTTTACCCGGGAAGGGCGCCATATTGCGGGGTCAGCATTAACAGCTGACGAGATCAGCGATCTTTTAACCACAGCAAATGGATTTAATGCTGGTGCTACCTATGTTGATACTTATTTGAATAAGACTGGTGAAGATGGGTATCTTGGCGCCACTGTATCCAACAAGACTAACGCAACAGACATTTTGACAAGCATTAGTGATGTGGCGACAAGTCGGACTATTACATTCGATAGTTTGGGTAATATTGATGGCAACGAAGAGTCGGTAACCGGAACAAGTGCGTCAGCAGAAACTGTCTCTTACTCGTTAACAATTGATAATATTACGGAAAAGGTCACTGGCGCGGATGTGGGCTCTACTGAACCTGCTGATATTGCTTATGCTATGGCCAAAAAGTTTAGGTCTAATGCGCCGATTGCTAATCTTACCGGTGCGGCTTCTTTGACCAAATCAAACACCATTGCCGTGTCTGAAGAAAACCGAACCATACTCGCAGAATCAGGCGTGTTGAATATTCAGTTTGATGGGGCGAGCTACCAGCTAAAAGAGTTAGCTGACGGCTCAATTGGCATTACAAGCAGTAACCAGAATACAATTTCAATCAGTTATGATTCAAGCACTTATAATATTTCTGAAACGCTAACAGACCTTCCTACTGATGGTGAAAACGTAACTGTTACATTTGAGGGGCAGAACTATACCATCACCATGATGGGCGGGGAGTTATATGTCACCGGTGGTGAGACAGGACGTCTAAGCGCCAGCTTCAATGCAGATTATAAGCTACATATCTGGTCAAATGATGGCACTTTGGTAAGCGATAACATTACGCTACCAACATCAACGACCATTGAAAACAATACCGAAGCGGCGACGCGCTTTGGACTGACGAGTGGCATAACCCAGCCGACTGCATCACTTACGCAACAAAGCATTGTTATGACGGTCTCGCAAACGGTTGCAGGCGATAGTTCGACTAATGAAGTGCAATCGATATCTGGTTTTGATGAGGCTGGCCTTGCTGCATTAGTCGGCAATACACTGACAATTGGTGATGGTACCTTGAATCTGCGCATTTTTGAGCATGATGTCAGTGTCACAACTGAGGGTTCTCAGAATGTCGCCGAAGTTCAGTCTATTGCCGGGTTTGATTATACAGGGTTAACTAATTTGGCAGGGCAAACGATCACCCTGTCTGATGGCGTCACAACCATTTCACATAAATTTATTACAGCACCCTCTAGCGTTTCGGCAATCGTATCCGCATTACAAAATGCTACTGGTTACAGCAATCTGTTATTTGACGTTGCTACTGGATCCAATGCACTGACATTAAATTATAAAAATTCTGGTATGGCGACCACCGCTAGCTATACCCAGACCACCAATGCCGTAACTGTAGAATTTTCAACGACACCATCAATATCCGATGTGGCTCTTGCTCTTCAAAGCCATAGTAGCTACGCAGACCTAGATTTTACTGTGTCAACGGGAACTGGCGCCTTAACCCTGACTTATAAAACACAAGCAGCTGTCAGCAACGCACCAACAGCTGAAATCAACAGCTTTTATGACCGAGACTTTAATATCAAGGTGAATGGTGCGAACATTATTGCAACGCATATTGACAGCACCGAAGATTTGCAAGCCAGCGCAACGGCAGACAGTCTTATGGGGCAACGCGTCACGCTTGGTGATATGCCAGATGAGGATCTTGTCGTTGTGCTTACTGGGCAAGGCGCCCGAAAAATATCGGCAACTTATGATGTGCGCCCACCTGAGGCCAAGGTCATGATCCGCGACATCGCCGTTACAGTGACAGATCCCATAAACGGTATCGTGGACTTTGTTGATACAGAAACCGGCACCACGATGGCGACACGAACTTTGGATGCGTATAAAGAAGCATCTGCTAAAGGGTTTGCTGTCAAATTATCTGGTGAATTAGAAATTGAAGATAAATTTCACATAGCCACCAATTATGATGGTGTTGGTGATGGCCGTAATCTGAAAGCTATTATTGATCTGCAAACCCCCAATGATGAAGAGCTTGATATTGGTGGGTTCCAGGAAGTGTTTGGGTCAATGGTTGCCGAGCTAGGTTCAAGCGTACGTACCAGCAAGCTGACACTCGAAGCGGCTCAAACATTGCGCGATGCAAGTCTTGAGGCAGAAGCCAGCTATTCCGGCGTGAATTTGGATACGGAAGCCTCGCGTCTTATCGAACAACAACAGGCATATCAGGCTTCGGCGCGGATATTGTCAACAGCGCGTGAATTATTTCAAACGCTGATGCAGTCAATTTAG
- a CDS encoding rod-binding protein, producing the protein MELTPIDSSMAMYEASKTKLPDENEDLRDAAEKFEAIFLHQFLKDARKTKLADDLFGSHAKSTYEDMLDQEHADIMSKKIDLGIAEALVRQFDKSAM; encoded by the coding sequence ATGGAATTAACACCTATTGATTCATCCATGGCTATGTATGAGGCCAGTAAAACCAAATTACCTGATGAAAATGAGGATTTAAGGGATGCTGCTGAAAAATTTGAAGCGATTTTTTTGCATCAATTTTTAAAAGACGCCCGTAAAACAAAACTGGCTGACGATCTTTTTGGTAGTCACGCTAAAAGTACTTACGAAGATATGCTCGATCAAGAACATGCGGATATCATGTCCAAAAAAATTGATCTTGGTATCGCTGAGGCGTTAGTGCGCCAATTTGATAAGTCAGCGATGTAA
- a CDS encoding flagellar basal body P-ring protein FlgI, whose protein sequence is MFSAFAGIGSAVADRLKDMTSIAGVRSNQLVGYGLVVGLSGTGDGNSGLTLQSLQSMVSQFGLVTDASNLSGKNAAAVMVTADLPAFTKPGQRIDITVSTIGAAKSLRGGTLLMTPLLGADGETYAVAQGNMVVGGLGVTGNDGSSVIVNIPTVGRIPRGASVEKMVESPFQSSNNLILNLHQGDFSTAIRVSDAINDIFGPDVSVALDASSIKVRAPVDPKQKVSFVSLLENVEVDPARPSAKVIVNSRTGTIVIGGDVRVTPAVVTHGSLTVKVTEDMDVTATGTTTTNANGTVTTPGDAVQTADTEIEIEEETAKAFVFDTGVDLADIVDSINAVGASAADLVAILEALREAGSLRAEIIVI, encoded by the coding sequence ATGTTCAGTGCCTTTGCAGGCATCGGCAGTGCGGTAGCTGATCGGTTGAAAGACATGACTTCAATTGCTGGCGTGCGATCAAACCAGCTTGTTGGTTACGGGCTTGTTGTGGGTCTGTCTGGAACGGGCGATGGAAACTCAGGCCTGACGTTGCAATCTTTGCAATCAATGGTGTCGCAATTTGGTTTAGTAACAGATGCATCAAACTTATCGGGTAAAAATGCCGCTGCCGTTATGGTAACTGCTGATTTGCCAGCATTTACCAAACCAGGTCAGCGCATTGATATTACAGTTTCAACTATTGGCGCGGCAAAGTCACTACGTGGCGGCACATTGCTAATGACGCCTTTGCTGGGTGCTGATGGTGAAACTTACGCAGTTGCACAAGGAAATATGGTTGTTGGTGGCCTTGGCGTAACGGGAAATGATGGCTCATCTGTAATTGTGAATATTCCAACTGTTGGTCGTATTCCACGGGGGGCTTCTGTAGAGAAAATGGTCGAAAGTCCATTTCAGTCATCCAATAATTTAATACTTAACTTGCATCAAGGTGACTTCAGTACGGCAATTCGTGTGTCTGACGCTATCAATGATATATTTGGGCCTGATGTTTCAGTTGCGCTGGATGCGTCATCAATTAAGGTCCGCGCGCCTGTTGATCCCAAACAGAAAGTCAGTTTTGTAAGCCTGCTTGAAAATGTTGAGGTCGATCCAGCACGCCCATCTGCAAAGGTCATCGTCAATTCTCGCACAGGTACAATCGTTATTGGTGGAGATGTAAGGGTAACACCAGCAGTTGTTACACATGGATCACTAACTGTTAAAGTGACCGAAGATATGGATGTAACGGCAACGGGCACAACCACCACAAATGCTAATGGCACTGTAACCACGCCTGGTGACGCTGTTCAAACAGCTGACACTGAAATTGAAATTGAGGAAGAAACGGCCAAAGCCTTTGTTTTTGATACGGGTGTTGATCTGGCTGATATTGTTGACTCGATTAACGCTGTTGGTGCCAGTGCCGCTGATTTGGTTGCCATTCTTGAAGCGCTACGTGAGGCTGGATCGCTTCGCGCAGAAATAATTGTAATTTAG
- a CDS encoding flagellar basal body L-ring protein FlgH produces the protein MLNARSLFVALFMLGLGGCSTYVENQASVEFEPIYETNDFTQMVAIPTGGIFEKTKGGLFATDRRARNVGDILTVSLSESFSATKSQTAASAKTDSFGVTLPTALPNILTGGYSDAGLTGGAARSFSGSGSAAQSNSLSGFLSVTVMRVFDNGNMEIKGQKKLNLNNGDEYVRLTGLVRPQDISASNLVLSNRIADAQITYVGAGETADSARQGWLSKTLRTISPF, from the coding sequence ATGTTGAATGCTCGCTCTTTATTTGTTGCTTTATTCATGCTTGGACTAGGTGGTTGTTCAACCTATGTCGAGAATCAGGCATCGGTTGAGTTTGAGCCAATCTACGAAACAAACGATTTTACGCAAATGGTGGCAATACCAACTGGCGGTATATTTGAAAAGACCAAAGGTGGCCTATTCGCAACAGATCGCCGTGCCCGTAATGTTGGAGACATTTTGACAGTGTCGCTAAGTGAATCATTTTCGGCAACCAAGTCGCAAACTGCTGCATCAGCCAAAACTGATAGCTTTGGTGTTACCTTACCAACAGCATTACCAAATATTCTAACTGGCGGATATTCAGATGCGGGACTAACTGGTGGTGCCGCCCGCAGTTTTTCTGGTTCTGGCTCTGCCGCGCAGTCTAATTCGCTGTCAGGCTTTTTGTCTGTGACCGTGATGCGTGTATTTGATAATGGTAATATGGAAATCAAAGGTCAGAAAAAGCTGAACTTGAACAATGGCGATGAATATGTGCGTTTGACAGGTCTTGTCCGGCCTCAAGATATTTCGGCGTCAAATCTTGTTTTATCAAATCGCATTGCTGATGCGCAAATCACTTACGTAGGTGCAGGCGAAACAGCTGACTCGGCGCGCCAAGGGTGGCTCAGCAAAACACTTCGTACAATCTCGCCATTCTAA
- the flgG gene encoding flagellar basal-body rod protein FlgG: MSTSSMHVAKTGLNAQQTRMQVIANNLANVNTTGFKRDRANFETLLYQVRRSAGEETSADTDLTSAFAVGTGARIVNTQKMMSQGSMIQTDNSLDLAIEGSGFFQVLLPDGQIGYTRNGSFSTNAEGTLTTPSGYVLQPEIQIPGNASQINISGDGIVSVIVAGEIEPQNVGQMTIADFNNRRGLQPIGESFSIETAASGAAIIANPQEQGFGKLVQGSLEASNVNVVQELVNMIETQRAYEVSSKSITSVDEMLRFISNNL, from the coding sequence ATGTCAACGAGTTCAATGCATGTGGCCAAAACAGGCCTGAATGCCCAACAAACCAGAATGCAGGTCATCGCCAACAACCTGGCTAACGTGAATACAACAGGTTTCAAGCGTGATCGTGCAAATTTTGAAACACTCCTTTATCAAGTTCGCCGTTCAGCAGGTGAGGAAACATCCGCAGATACTGATTTGACATCAGCTTTTGCCGTTGGAACAGGTGCGCGCATCGTCAACACCCAAAAGATGATGAGCCAGGGAAGCATGATCCAAACAGATAATTCTCTTGATCTGGCTATTGAGGGGTCTGGTTTCTTTCAGGTTTTGCTTCCGGATGGCCAGATTGGCTATACACGAAATGGTTCATTTTCAACTAACGCCGAAGGTACGCTGACAACGCCAAGTGGTTATGTCTTGCAGCCTGAAATCCAGATCCCTGGAAATGCAAGCCAGATTAACATCTCTGGTGACGGTATTGTCAGTGTGATTGTAGCTGGTGAAATTGAACCTCAGAATGTTGGCCAGATGACCATTGCTGACTTTAATAACCGCCGTGGTTTGCAGCCAATCGGTGAGAGTTTCTCAATCGAAACTGCTGCTAGTGGCGCGGCCATCATTGCAAACCCTCAAGAGCAAGGCTTTGGTAAATTGGTACAGGGGTCGCTTGAGGCTTCCAACGTTAATGTGGTGCAAGAACTTGTAAACATGATTGAAACACAGCGTGCCTATGAGGTGAGCTCGAAGTCGATTACATCTGTTGATGAAATGCTGCGCTTCATCTCCAATAACCTGTAA
- a CDS encoding flagellar basal body rod protein FlgF translates to MDKFIFTAMNTVNNIYDNRSVRAQNMSNISVPGYRRDLGTKSAGSAFLNVMNGFQSRAFALKDNNNIFESAPGQLSQTNEAMDIAIRGEGYFVVKGQGDVSLTRRGDLSVGADGFLVNGSKAKLLDAELNPIQVPANRSITFSENGEIIIEPVGAEAGTRVNIGQLAMTSAVDVQLKKFPDGEIRAANGEVPEIDQKPRVIQHNVELSNVNITEELVNSIEDQRQYEINIKLISTAQELDEGTSSLMRLPN, encoded by the coding sequence ATGGACAAGTTTATTTTTACCGCGATGAATACGGTCAATAATATTTATGACAACCGATCGGTTCGCGCGCAAAACATGTCTAACATCAGTGTGCCTGGCTATCGACGAGACCTAGGTACCAAATCTGCTGGCTCTGCATTTCTAAATGTGATGAATGGATTTCAATCACGTGCATTTGCCCTGAAAGATAATAATAATATTTTCGAAAGTGCTCCCGGTCAGCTTAGTCAGACGAATGAAGCTATGGACATTGCTATTCGTGGTGAAGGGTATTTTGTTGTAAAAGGTCAAGGTGACGTTTCTTTGACACGTCGTGGTGATCTAAGTGTTGGTGCTGATGGGTTTCTTGTCAATGGATCAAAAGCAAAGCTTCTCGATGCTGAACTGAATCCAATTCAAGTGCCTGCTAATAGATCAATCACCTTTTCTGAAAACGGTGAAATAATTATTGAGCCAGTTGGTGCTGAGGCTGGCACAAGGGTAAATATTGGGCAGCTGGCAATGACCTCAGCAGTTGATGTTCAGCTTAAAAAATTTCCTGATGGGGAAATTCGTGCGGCAAATGGCGAAGTGCCTGAAATCGATCAAAAACCTAGGGTTATCCAGCACAATGTTGAACTGAGTAACGTCAATATTACCGAAGAGCTGGTCAATTCAATCGAAGATCAGCGTCAGTATGAAATAAACATTAAATTGATCTCTACTGCTCAGGAACTTGACGAAGGCACGTCATCTCTTATGCGGTTGCCTAACTAA